A stretch of Fusarium poae strain DAOMC 252244 chromosome 2, whole genome shotgun sequence DNA encodes these proteins:
- a CDS encoding hypothetical protein (TransMembrane:3 (o79-99i120-140o414-432i)): MRPTHVQTPVYQTGSPILPESSIVDLSTIMIRGNASSQDLRHDTSSLPGGKKLIDENATLAGPRHWSNLAGVELPSETMVSILVDSFFSSVNWFMMVFHEDLFRQRYTEMLQQRHIKYQGTTFYWTWLLVVALGGHYAALKDPDDEMSPQYQQISQDLISVIETNFLRIVGCSTIESVQICVLLGSFIFYTRPTTGLGICGMGVKIAQVIGLHRESFWKETCQLAREKKRRTWWTLEVFDKYAAVAFGRPCIIDDSDCQVEMVSDIELSGVTHVPAQPLILYHQHKFRLYRIMGAFLGRKRQPKTFESIDTIHQRMLQWKRDLPENLTLRSQLSADPNEVEPTKIHAMSLQLTYDNLQIILHRTAVFNNLDEIYDSLTNRSTSLQQIFTSAMDTSELSQHPRILDACRRTHADIHVGITIFTAGVVLCAICLSQPLTEMGSRAKTGVMHITRMCRQTTTSGVYSGQLVAEQSLGIIDSLVEVILQQENGLITGRKGYRGLSNSQTMQNAARSDQSSSSAGGLTGSSTGSTTLLDPNASMGDRVLESIQEVFRQHISTQGNTKILSADTSNDATTSPNQIIRVPNYNERNHHATDISDIRIVRREESYQDKTSRREERLREDMNREEEKREIEREIERERRKRAEKAIQRAEKEAKEAAKEAAKEERAAERLKDGRKKLSLSGHQQLTAAFAKASNKDSISRDNTMGNKKWMDNLLATAGGRVSRGPHS, encoded by the exons ATGCGTCCCAC ACATGTCCAGACTCCTGTGTATCAGACCGGATCACCTATTCTCCCAGAGTCCAGCATCGTTGACTTGAGTACCATT ATGATCCGTGGCAATGCCTCTAGTCAGGATCTGCGCCATGATACCTCTTCACTTCCCGGTGGGAAAAAGCTCATCGATGAGAATGCCACGCTCGCTGGACCGAGGCATTGGAGTAACCTAGCAGGCGTAGAGCTGCCATCTGAGACTATGGTATCAATCCTGGTCGATAgttttttctcttctgttAACTGGTTCATGATGGTCTTCCACGAAGATTTATTTCGTCAACGATATACTGAAATGTTACAACAGAGACATATCAAATACCAAGGCACGACATTCTACTGGACATGGTTGCTCGTTGTAGCCCTTGGGGGACACTACGCTGCACTTAAGGATCCTGACGACGAGATGAGTCCTCAATACCAGCAAATATCCCAAGATCTCATCAGCGTTATTGAGACAAATTTCTTACGCATAGTTGGGTGTTCAACAATTGAGTCTGTTCAGATATGTGTCCTTCTTGGTAGCTTTATCTTCTACACGCGTCCTACAACTGGCCTAGGTATTTGCGGTATGGGTGTCAAAATTGCTCAGGTAATTGGCCTACACCGTGAGAGCTTCTGGAAAGAAACATGTCAGCTAGCGcgagagaaaaagaggcgCACCTGGTGGACCTTGGAGGTTTTTGACAA atacgCTGCAGTTGCATTCGGGCGTCCATGTATCATCGATGACTCTGACTGTCAGGTCGAGATGGTCTCAGACATCGAGCTCAGTGGCGTCACTCATGTACCAGCTCAACCGCTCATCCTTTACCACCAACACAAGTTCCGTCTCTACAGAATCATGGGTGCATTTCTAGGTCGAAAGAGACAACCAAAAACATTCGAGTCGATAGACACAATACACCAGAGAATGCTGCAGTGGAAACGCGACCTACCCGAAAATCTTACCCTTCGTAGCCAGCTTTCAGCAGACCCAAATGAGGTTGAGCCGACCAAGATCCACGCTATGAGTCTACAGCTCACATACGACAATCTACAAATAATTCTGCACCGCACAGCTGTTTTCAACAATTTGGACGAGATCTACGACTCTTTAACAAATAGAAGTACATCTCTTCAGCAAATCTTCACCTCAGCTATGGACACGTCTGAACTTTCTCAACATCCCCGCATCTTGGATGCTTGTAGAAGAACCCATGCAGACATACATGTTGGCATCACAATTTTCACAGCTGGAGTTGTTCTTTGCGCGATTTGTCTATCACAGCCTCTCACGGAGATGGGATCGCGTGCGAAGACGGGCGTTATGCACATTACGCGTATGTGTCGTCAAACGACTACGTCTGGTGTCTATAGTGGCCAACTCGTCGCGGAGCAGAGCCTGGGTATTATCGATAGTCTTGTTGAAGTTATATTGCAACAGGAGAACGGTTTGATCACTGGGAGAAAAGGTTACCGAGGCCTTAGTAACTCTCAAACAATGCAAAACGCAGCACGTTCGGACCAAAGCTCCTCATCGGCAGGCGGATTGACAGGATCAAGCACAGGCAGTACCACACTTCTTGATCCTAATGCGTCCATGGGTGATCGAGTCTTGGAATCGATTCAAGAAG TCTTTAGGCAACACATTTCCACGCAAGGAAACACAAAAATTTTGAGTGCAGATACTAGCAATGATGCTACCA CCTCGCCAAACCAGATTATCAGAGTACCGAATTATAATGAACGTAACCATCATGCTACAGATATCTCTGACATACGAATCGTCAGGAGGGAGGAGTCCTACCAGGACAAGACTTCAAGGCGCGAAGAGAGGTTAAGAGAGGACATGAAtcgggaggaggagaagagggaAATAGAGAGGGAAATAGAGCGTGAACGAAGAAAAAGAGCTGAAAAAGCCATTCAACGTGCCGAGAAGGAAGCTAAGGAGGCAGCGAAGGAGGCAGCGAAGGAGGAGAGGGCCGCAGAACGTTTGAAAGATGGAAGGAAGAAACTTTCGTTGTCAGGGCACCAACAACTTACAGCAGCTTTTGCGAAAGCGAGCAATAAGGATTCAATATCCCGAGATAACACAATGGGTAATAAAAAGTGGATGGACAATCTATTAGCTACAGCAGGTGGAAGGGTAAGCAGAGGTCCGCATTCATAA